In a single window of the Suttonella indologenes genome:
- the murA gene encoding UDP-N-acetylglucosamine 1-carboxyvinyltransferase has product MEQLKIIGGKGLEGEIAISGAKNAVLPILAATLLVEGETVIDNVPRLRDVHTLIEVLNAMGAKAAFTDENQVTVDASHIDNPVAPYELVRTMRASVLVLGPLLARFGEAKVSLPGGCAIGARPVDQHIKGMRALGAEIDIEEGYIHAKGKLSGQRFVMDVVTVTGTENILMAAVLAKGTTILENAAREPEVSDLAHLLNAMGAKISGIGTATLTIEGVEKLHPVRYSTLPDRIETGTHLIAAAVTGGHLLLRRTTPTFLEAVLEKLETAGSLIKRGTDTIEIDHRNRPLKAVSIRTAPYPAFPTDMQAQFMALNCLAEGAATMVETIFENRFMHVPELSRMGADIFVEGHTATTRGVAKLSGAPVMATDLRASACLVIAALAAEGETLIDRIYHLDRGYDGIEKKLRAVGADIERIRS; this is encoded by the coding sequence ATGGAGCAACTCAAAATCATCGGCGGCAAAGGCTTGGAAGGCGAGATTGCGATTAGCGGCGCGAAAAATGCGGTATTGCCGATTCTCGCCGCCACTTTATTGGTGGAAGGCGAAACCGTGATTGACAATGTGCCGCGTCTGCGCGACGTGCATACCTTAATCGAGGTTTTGAACGCCATGGGTGCCAAGGCGGCGTTTACCGATGAGAATCAGGTAACAGTCGATGCCAGCCATATCGACAATCCCGTTGCGCCTTATGAATTGGTCAGAACCATGCGCGCCAGTGTCTTGGTGCTCGGGCCTTTACTGGCGCGTTTCGGCGAGGCGAAAGTGTCTTTGCCGGGCGGTTGTGCGATCGGTGCGCGTCCTGTGGATCAGCATATCAAAGGCATGCGCGCTTTGGGCGCGGAAATCGATATTGAAGAAGGCTATATCCATGCCAAGGGTAAATTAAGCGGACAGCGTTTCGTGATGGACGTCGTTACCGTAACCGGCACGGAAAATATCCTGATGGCGGCGGTTTTGGCAAAGGGCACGACGATTTTGGAAAATGCGGCGCGCGAACCCGAGGTCAGCGATTTGGCGCATTTGCTCAATGCCATGGGGGCGAAAATCAGCGGTATCGGCACGGCGACCTTGACCATCGAAGGGGTGGAAAAACTGCATCCGGTGCGCTATTCCACCTTACCCGATCGGATTGAAACCGGTACGCATCTGATTGCCGCCGCCGTTACGGGCGGACATTTGCTGCTGCGCCGAACCACGCCGACTTTCCTCGAAGCGGTATTGGAAAAATTAGAAACGGCGGGCAGTCTGATTAAGCGCGGCACAGATACGATTGAAATCGATCACCGCAACCGCCCTTTAAAAGCCGTGAGCATTCGTACTGCGCCGTATCCGGCTTTTCCCACCGATATGCAGGCACAATTTATGGCATTGAATTGTCTGGCGGAAGGGGCGGCGACAATGGTGGAAACCATTTTTGAGAACCGCTTTATGCATGTGCCGGAATTAAGCCGCATGGGCGCGGATATTTTTGTCGAAGGACATACCGCGACCACGCGCGGCGTGGCGAAATTAAGCGGTGCGCCGGTCATGGCAACCGATTTGCGCGCATCCGCCTGCTTGGTTATTGCCGCCTTGGCTGCCGAGGGTGAAACTCTCATTGACCGCATTTATCATTTAGATCGCGGCTATGACGGTATCGAGAAAAAATTGCGCGCGGTAGGAGCAGACATTGAACGCATCCGCAGTTAA
- a CDS encoding BolA/IbaG family iron-sulfur metabolism protein encodes MQEQLIEARIRAALGDDAQIELSTFDGVHYSAVVKAKAFAGHSRLEQHRMVMKALEDVISSNEVHALQLKTQATS; translated from the coding sequence ATGCAAGAGCAGCTAATTGAAGCACGGATTCGTGCCGCCTTGGGCGATGATGCCCAGATTGAACTCTCCACTTTTGACGGCGTGCATTATTCGGCGGTGGTCAAGGCGAAAGCCTTTGCCGGTCATTCCCGCCTTGAGCAGCACCGCATGGTCATGAAAGCCTTGGAAGATGTGATTAGCAGTAATGAGGTGCATGCCCTGCAACTCAAAACGCAGGCGACTTCATAA
- a CDS encoding STAS domain-containing protein has product MFADISNGCLRLPERLCAQTLAGQDFSQAPVLPTQLLVDAQALRDCDSAGIAALLWLLRHGRQQAVRIVWQGFSPQLQQLLHLYDVDTQGLLSDARAAN; this is encoded by the coding sequence GTGTTTGCCGACATCAGCAACGGCTGTCTGCGCTTGCCCGAGCGTCTGTGCGCACAGACATTGGCGGGGCAGGATTTTTCCCAAGCCCCTGTCTTGCCGACGCAATTACTGGTGGATGCCCAAGCTTTGCGCGATTGCGACAGCGCCGGCATCGCCGCCTTATTATGGCTGCTGCGTCATGGGCGGCAGCAGGCGGTTCGGATTGTTTGGCAGGGTTTTTCGCCGCAGTTGCAACAACTGCTGCATTTATATGATGTAGATACACAAGGATTATTAAGCGATGCAAGAGCAGCTAATTGA
- a CDS encoding MlaC/ttg2D family ABC transporter substrate-binding protein, with the protein MKKFLLVSILAAVSGVVFAQATPEGAKAMIESQSGEILQELRANQATYQGNPAAFNQFINSRVAPSLAFDRMAEIALGRHLQAVRDAGKFEAFSAAFRELLIRVYSKSWTQYTNAQITILGLPTVDKYNRARVRAQIKDNAGKQHAMEFALWYDGGVWKLYDATFSNISLISGYRSTFDTEIQKNGVDALIGKMRTME; encoded by the coding sequence ATGAAAAAGTTTCTATTAGTTAGCATTTTAGCTGCCGTGAGCGGCGTCGTGTTCGCGCAAGCCACGCCGGAAGGCGCAAAAGCGATGATTGAAAGCCAATCCGGCGAGATTTTGCAGGAATTACGCGCCAATCAGGCGACTTATCAAGGCAATCCGGCGGCATTCAATCAGTTTATCAACAGCCGCGTGGCACCGAGTCTGGCATTTGACCGCATGGCGGAAATTGCGCTAGGGCGGCATTTGCAGGCGGTGCGCGATGCGGGCAAATTCGAGGCGTTTAGCGCCGCTTTCCGTGAGTTATTGATTCGCGTGTATTCCAAAAGCTGGACGCAGTACACTAATGCGCAAATCACGATTTTAGGTTTGCCGACGGTGGATAAATACAACCGCGCTCGCGTGCGTGCGCAAATCAAAGACAATGCGGGCAAGCAGCATGCGATGGAGTTTGCCCTGTGGTATGACGGCGGCGTATGGAAACTCTACGACGCCACTTTTTCCAATATTTCTTTGATTAGCGGTTATCGCAGCACTTTCGATACCGAGATTCAGAAAAATGGCGTTGATGCCTTAATCGGCAAAATGCGCACGATGGAATAA
- the mlaD gene encoding outer membrane lipid asymmetry maintenance protein MlaD, with product MKNQKTITIAVGAFVFCALTGLFFLGFKASSLGSFRPQNVYQIRANFGDVSGLSKNAQVSLAGVQIGRVGEIRLNLARNEAEVLLNIDGAARLPVDSAAQILTSGLLGERYIGISLGSSSETLKDGDTLRRTGGALVLEKALQQFMGGKGGFYPEKSYHVTARFSDVSGLNLDAPVTQSGVQIGRVSAIRLEQQSFQAIVEMEIAAEYGHIPFDSSADIVSSSLLGGKYVAISVGGDSQFLTDGDEFQFSNSSVVLERVIQQFISNMTMQQ from the coding sequence ATGAAAAATCAAAAAACAATCACGATAGCGGTCGGCGCATTTGTTTTCTGCGCCCTGACCGGTTTATTCTTTTTAGGCTTTAAAGCCAGCAGCTTGGGCAGTTTCCGTCCGCAGAACGTGTATCAAATCCGCGCCAATTTCGGCGATGTCAGCGGTTTGAGCAAGAATGCGCAAGTCAGTTTGGCGGGCGTGCAAATCGGACGCGTGGGCGAGATTAGGCTCAATTTAGCGCGCAATGAAGCGGAGGTTTTGCTCAATATCGACGGCGCGGCGCGGCTGCCTGTCGACAGCGCGGCGCAGATTCTGACTTCGGGTCTGCTGGGCGAACGCTATATCGGCATCAGTTTGGGCAGCAGCAGCGAAACGCTCAAAGACGGCGATACGTTGCGCCGCACTGGCGGGGCTTTGGTGCTGGAGAAGGCTTTGCAGCAGTTTATGGGCGGCAAGGGCGGTTTTTATCCGGAGAAGTCTTATCATGTGACGGCGCGTTTCAGCGATGTCAGCGGTTTGAATCTTGATGCGCCGGTGACGCAATCGGGGGTGCAAATCGGGCGTGTGAGCGCGATTCGCTTGGAGCAGCAGAGTTTCCAAGCGATCGTAGAGATGGAAATTGCCGCAGAATACGGGCATATTCCTTTTGACAGCAGCGCCGATATTGTCAGCAGCAGTTTGCTGGGCGGCAAATATGTGGCGATTAGCGTCGGCGGCGACAGCCAATTTTTGACAGACGGCGATGAATTTCAATTCAGCAATTCATCGGTGGTCTTAGAACGTGTGATTCAACAGTTTATTAGTAATATGACAATGCAACAGTAA
- a CDS encoding MlaE family lipid ABC transporter permease subunit: protein MKWLFALGDFSLFALRLLRHSMMLWRRPLAWLRAVYQAGVLSLPIIVVSGLFVGMVLALQAYVNMATFGAQTATATLVALALMRELGSVVSALLFAGRAGSAITAEVGLMNTTEQLAAMEMMGIEPLAQVGVPRFYGALLAMPLLAIVFVAVAMLGAYIVGVWHLGLDGAMFWAQLQRGVDFYHNLFLGVVVKSFVFGALCAAIAVHQGFVAPPTAQGLANATTRTVVLSSLAVLAADFLLTAMMFGM, encoded by the coding sequence ATGAAATGGCTGTTCGCTCTCGGCGACTTTAGCCTATTTGCGCTGCGCCTGTTGCGTCATAGCATGATGCTGTGGCGGCGTCCCTTGGCATGGCTGCGCGCCGTGTATCAGGCGGGCGTTTTGTCTTTGCCGATTATCGTGGTGTCGGGCTTGTTTGTCGGTATGGTCTTGGCTTTGCAGGCCTATGTGAATATGGCGACTTTCGGTGCGCAAACCGCTACCGCCACTTTAGTGGCTTTGGCATTGATGCGCGAATTGGGTTCGGTGGTCAGCGCTTTGCTTTTTGCCGGACGCGCCGGCTCGGCGATTACGGCGGAAGTCGGTTTGATGAATACGACCGAGCAATTGGCTGCCATGGAAATGATGGGGATTGAGCCGCTGGCACAGGTCGGCGTGCCGCGTTTTTACGGCGCTTTGCTTGCCATGCCTTTATTGGCGATAGTCTTTGTGGCGGTGGCGATGTTGGGCGCCTATATAGTCGGGGTCTGGCATTTGGGCTTGGACGGCGCGATGTTTTGGGCGCAATTGCAGCGTGGGGTAGATTTTTATCACAATCTCTTTTTGGGTGTTGTGGTCAAGTCCTTTGTCTTCGGCGCTTTGTGCGCGGCAATCGCGGTGCATCAGGGCTTTGTCGCGCCGCCGACCGCACAGGGTTTGGCGAATGCGACCACGCGTACGGTGGTATTATCTTCTTTGGCGGTATTGGCAGCGGATTTCTTGCTGACCGCAATGATGTTTGGAATGTGA
- a CDS encoding ABC transporter ATP-binding protein — MTEAAIELKNVCFYRGKHAIFEQLNLSIPTGEMIAVMGPSGTGKTTLMRLITGQLQPHRGEVIVFGQHLADLSRRQLMQLRRRMSMMFQSNALFSDLTLGENIAFPLREVLNLPPELIAIMVEMKLQTVGLGGAAGLMPAQLSGGMARRAALARAMAMDPQLMIYDEPFTGQDPITLGVLSRLLRDFHQALGMTSLIVSHDVAEVSRIVDKILLLSGGNILAFDTPDALYSSKDPLIAQFMHGKADGPIPFHYPAAEDYRSRLLGKESER, encoded by the coding sequence ATGACAGAAGCCGCGATTGAATTGAAAAACGTCTGTTTCTATCGCGGCAAACATGCGATTTTCGAGCAGCTGAATCTCAGTATTCCTACCGGCGAGATGATTGCCGTGATGGGGCCTTCCGGCACCGGCAAAACCACCTTGATGCGCTTGATTACCGGACAATTGCAGCCGCATCGCGGCGAGGTTATCGTCTTCGGGCAGCATTTGGCGGATTTGTCGCGCCGGCAATTGATGCAGTTGCGCCGCCGCATGAGCATGATGTTCCAATCCAATGCGCTATTCAGCGATTTGACGCTGGGCGAAAATATTGCTTTTCCTTTGCGCGAAGTCTTGAATTTGCCGCCTGAATTGATCGCCATCATGGTGGAGATGAAATTGCAAACAGTGGGCTTGGGCGGTGCGGCAGGTTTGATGCCGGCGCAATTATCCGGCGGTATGGCGCGGCGTGCCGCCTTGGCGCGCGCGATGGCAATGGATCCGCAATTGATGATTTATGACGAACCTTTTACCGGTCAAGACCCGATTACGCTGGGCGTATTAAGCCGCCTGTTGCGCGATTTTCATCAGGCATTGGGCATGACGAGCCTAATCGTCAGCCATGATGTGGCGGAAGTCAGCCGCATTGTCGATAAAATCCTGCTGCTCTCCGGCGGCAATATCTTGGCTTTCGATACTCCCGACGCTTTGTATAGCAGTAAAGATCCCTTAATCGCGCAATTTATGCACGGCAAGGCGGACGGGCCGATTCCCTTCCATTATCCCGCCGCAGAGGATTATCGCAGTCGCCTGCTCGGCAAGGAGAGTGAACGATGA
- a CDS encoding EVE domain-containing protein, protein MNYWLMKSEPQKFSLQDLQARPQQTEPWDGVRNYQARNYLRQMAVDDLAFFYHSNSKPSGIAGIMKIVRAAYPDDTQFDPQSYKYDPRSRPERPIWDLVDVQLVRTFMELLPLAALRAEPALAEMMLLRKGNRLSITPVQATEWETIVAMAGQADDRSRD, encoded by the coding sequence ATGAACTACTGGCTGATGAAAAGCGAGCCGCAGAAATTTTCCTTACAGGATTTGCAGGCGCGACCGCAGCAGACCGAACCTTGGGACGGAGTGCGCAATTATCAGGCGCGCAATTACCTGCGCCAAATGGCGGTGGACGATTTGGCGTTTTTTTATCATTCCAACAGCAAGCCTTCGGGCATTGCCGGTATCATGAAAATCGTGCGTGCCGCCTATCCGGATGACACGCAATTTGATCCGCAAAGCTATAAATACGATCCGCGTTCGCGTCCGGAGCGGCCGATTTGGGATTTGGTGGACGTGCAATTGGTACGCACCTTTATGGAGCTGCTGCCCTTGGCGGCTTTGCGGGCAGAACCGGCTTTGGCGGAAATGATGTTGCTGCGCAAGGGCAATCGCCTGTCGATTACGCCCGTGCAGGCGACGGAATGGGAAACCATTGTGGCAATGGCAGGGCAGGCAGATGACAGAAGCCGCGATTGA
- a CDS encoding translocation/assembly module TamB domain-containing protein, producing the protein MRFLIKSLKWLFLTILLLALLSAVLAFYLLGTESGYRQVPKLLNQFTPFQLSYETLEGKLWGRQQWRNLHLTGPEGLDFRAEALIIDFAGNELFGKRLHLPLLQLSHSTLQLPQGDNSPSEEKNHASLERLPEIQLPLQIDIDALRLSELEIRQGQEEIITLHDVQGALHGQDSALELTLHSALSQGKTADTPAAFAATADVSGNLRLSGAYPLTLKGEAQLQLPEKAPQEFVLEIGGSLLQPALHLQAEGWLQASVEGAADIDLAAKTLTSELHWQDIALSEQGIEIPQGNIALSGAFEDLHLALDSQVRGEGMPDLKLSGNAHLSPQALRDVHLLVNTLGGSIDLQGFAEFGEGLNWQADLRVQNLDGRQYDAELDAALNAHIHTQGQQSAAAPLSAEFAIAQLNGHWQQYPIAGSGDVRIEGSDIHVRDLLLNLADNRVAVNGQANAQEIDLQAEIDAAALGRLLPNISGAVQGAVHVGGAAANPAIEADLQWKDLLIQDNKETLVQSSAGAVQAQGNMQDLHLTLQGKAQGRDFPALDVAGTAVLAQLQAVKDIDLVVNTMEGKVALTGEAAFAPEITWDVAATLEQLRPKYYLPDMQAQISAQLQATGGIDAQGNLHTQADVRDLSGTWQGQKLDGALTAQVQGSEVRLEHMDVQVGDNRISGQVQLQEQALQGDIELQALNLAQLHPQLHGVLRGSLNAGGSTQSPVVKANLKGEQLAFADNRVAAAEIVLDTGLQAGAAFNNQIVLSGIEAAGQKWSALRLDTQGTYQEHRLTLKSEGGEYNLNLQAAGGFSALDAWAGQVNQLEAQVQDLRWQLRRPTQIAVSPREVSVRDACLADQYSAFCLNLAHQEQTSINYAIDQIDPRSFAAFIPENVKLDTLLKGEGKLNINAQGVIRGQADLRLTPGSITAQVEGQPPIVLKLKEAVLNTQFNEQRSRSLLNIDFIDTGNVRADVSISNFQNPQLSGNLTMSIPDIGKFQHFIPQVSELKGRVQGDLQFSGPLSQPQASGELRLENGALQIPEYATDLKDIRLRLSARRDGNIAIDGNIGTPKGSLQADGLLRLQPLNLNLKLNGKDMLLANSKEMRLLVTPRFDIRIDPNSGVTIKGDVLIPEAEIAIPDTRSAVAVSEDVVIVNNQTKDDVPYVAPAGSPLQADIALRLGDKVFYKDPNMNIRLMGAIDVLVRPAQPIRGRGRIEVASGYYELYGQELNIQRGWVTFSDDISNPSIDIIAMRKVENVEAGARISGSVKRMRLDLTSDPAMPDSAVLSYLIFGRAPDSGTDSTALLQKAAVIGTKGLFPDDLAQKTGLDVFDLGVGGLKAGKYLMEDLYVGMKSDFFSGLTRFLARYRITDRLSVEASSSQLDGNAVDVIYEFETD; encoded by the coding sequence ATGCGTTTTCTTATCAAAAGCCTGAAATGGCTGTTCTTAACGATTTTACTGTTAGCGCTGCTGTCTGCGGTGCTAGCGTTTTATTTGCTCGGCACGGAAAGCGGCTACCGCCAAGTGCCGAAATTGCTGAATCAATTCACGCCTTTTCAGCTAAGTTACGAGACTTTAGAAGGCAAATTATGGGGCAGACAGCAATGGCGCAATCTGCATCTGACTGGTCCTGAGGGTTTGGATTTTCGCGCCGAAGCCTTAATCATCGATTTTGCCGGTAATGAACTATTTGGCAAACGTCTGCATCTGCCGCTTCTGCAATTAAGCCACAGCACCTTGCAGTTGCCGCAGGGCGATAATTCCCCTTCGGAAGAAAAAAACCATGCCTCGCTTGAGAGATTGCCGGAAATTCAATTGCCGCTGCAAATCGATATTGATGCTCTGCGCCTCAGCGAATTGGAGATACGGCAGGGGCAAGAGGAAATCATCACGCTTCACGATGTGCAAGGCGCCTTGCACGGACAAGACAGCGCGCTGGAATTGACCTTACACAGCGCTTTGAGTCAGGGCAAAACGGCGGACACGCCCGCCGCTTTTGCGGCGACGGCGGATGTGAGCGGCAATCTGCGCTTAAGCGGCGCCTATCCGCTGACACTCAAAGGTGAGGCTCAATTGCAATTGCCTGAGAAAGCGCCGCAAGAATTTGTCTTGGAGATTGGCGGCAGCCTCTTGCAGCCCGCATTGCACCTGCAAGCGGAAGGTTGGCTGCAAGCCTCAGTGGAAGGTGCGGCGGATATTGATTTGGCGGCGAAGACTTTAACAAGCGAATTACATTGGCAAGATATTGCGTTGTCGGAGCAAGGTATTGAAATCCCACAGGGAAATATCGCATTATCAGGGGCTTTTGAGGATTTGCATCTGGCGCTTGACAGCCAAGTGCGAGGTGAAGGGATGCCTGATCTGAAGCTAAGCGGCAATGCCCATCTTTCGCCGCAGGCGCTGCGCGATGTGCATTTGCTCGTCAATACCTTAGGCGGCAGCATCGATTTGCAGGGTTTTGCCGAATTTGGCGAAGGTCTGAATTGGCAGGCGGATTTGCGCGTGCAAAACTTGGATGGGCGACAATACGATGCCGAACTGGATGCGGCATTGAACGCACATATTCACACGCAGGGACAGCAAAGCGCCGCTGCGCCGCTATCGGCGGAATTTGCGATTGCGCAATTGAACGGGCATTGGCAGCAGTATCCGATTGCCGGCAGCGGCGATGTGCGGATTGAGGGCAGCGATATTCATGTGCGCGACCTGCTCTTGAATTTGGCGGATAACCGTGTGGCGGTGAACGGACAAGCCAATGCGCAGGAAATTGATCTGCAGGCCGAGATTGATGCCGCAGCCTTGGGACGCCTGCTGCCGAATATCAGCGGCGCGGTGCAGGGGGCGGTACATGTAGGCGGTGCGGCGGCCAATCCTGCTATTGAAGCGGATTTGCAGTGGAAAGATTTGCTGATACAAGATAATAAGGAAACATTAGTGCAATCTTCTGCCGGCGCCGTTCAAGCGCAAGGCAATATGCAGGATTTACACTTAACACTGCAAGGTAAGGCGCAGGGACGCGATTTTCCTGCCTTAGATGTGGCAGGCACTGCCGTATTGGCGCAATTGCAGGCGGTCAAAGACATTGATCTTGTCGTCAATACCATGGAAGGCAAGGTCGCTTTGACAGGAGAGGCGGCTTTTGCGCCCGAGATTACTTGGGACGTGGCGGCCACATTGGAGCAGCTGCGTCCGAAATATTATTTGCCCGATATGCAAGCGCAAATTAGCGCGCAGCTGCAAGCCACAGGCGGTATTGATGCGCAGGGCAATCTGCATACGCAAGCGGATGTGCGCGATTTAAGCGGTACTTGGCAGGGGCAGAAACTGGATGGCGCTTTAACAGCGCAAGTGCAGGGTAGCGAAGTCAGGCTCGAGCATATGGACGTGCAGGTCGGCGATAACCGCATCAGCGGTCAGGTGCAATTGCAGGAACAAGCCTTGCAGGGCGATATTGAGTTGCAGGCGCTGAACTTGGCGCAGCTGCATCCGCAATTGCACGGCGTGCTGCGCGGCAGTCTCAATGCCGGCGGCAGTACTCAATCGCCTGTAGTGAAGGCGAATCTTAAAGGCGAGCAATTGGCTTTTGCCGATAATCGCGTGGCGGCGGCGGAAATTGTCTTGGATACGGGCTTGCAAGCAGGCGCGGCTTTTAATAATCAGATTGTTTTAAGCGGTATTGAAGCGGCGGGGCAGAAATGGTCGGCTTTGCGCTTGGATACCCAAGGGACGTATCAAGAGCATCGCTTGACGCTGAAAAGCGAAGGCGGCGAATATAATCTGAATCTGCAGGCGGCAGGCGGATTTAGCGCCCTCGATGCTTGGGCGGGGCAGGTAAATCAATTGGAGGCGCAGGTGCAGGATTTGCGTTGGCAGCTGCGCCGCCCGACGCAGATTGCCGTATCGCCGCGCGAGGTGTCTGTGCGCGATGCCTGTCTGGCAGATCAATATTCGGCCTTTTGCCTGAATCTGGCGCATCAAGAACAAACTTCAATCAACTATGCGATTGATCAAATCGATCCGCGCAGTTTTGCCGCCTTCATCCCCGAGAATGTCAAATTAGACACCCTGCTCAAAGGCGAGGGCAAATTAAATATTAATGCTCAGGGCGTGATTCGTGGTCAGGCGGATTTACGCTTAACGCCGGGCAGTATCACTGCACAAGTGGAAGGACAGCCGCCGATTGTGCTGAAGCTGAAAGAGGCGGTGTTGAATACCCAATTTAACGAACAGCGCAGCCGCAGTCTGCTCAATATCGATTTTATCGATACCGGCAATGTGCGCGCCGATGTGAGCATCAGCAATTTCCAAAATCCGCAATTAAGCGGCAATTTGACGATGTCGATTCCCGATATCGGCAAATTCCAGCACTTTATTCCGCAGGTTTCCGAATTAAAAGGGCGTGTGCAGGGCGATTTGCAATTTTCAGGTCCTCTCAGCCAGCCGCAGGCCAGCGGCGAGCTGCGTTTGGAAAACGGCGCGCTGCAAATTCCTGAATACGCCACGGATTTGAAGGATATCCGCCTACGTCTGTCCGCCCGTCGCGACGGCAATATCGCTATCGACGGAAATATCGGCACTCCAAAGGGCAGTCTGCAGGCGGACGGTCTGCTGCGCTTGCAGCCCTTAAACCTTAATCTGAAACTCAACGGCAAAGATATGCTGTTGGCAAATTCTAAAGAAATGCGTCTCTTAGTAACGCCGCGATTCGATATTCGCATCGACCCTAATAGCGGCGTGACTATTAAAGGCGATGTTCTGATTCCTGAGGCGGAGATTGCCATTCCCGATACGCGCAGTGCGGTAGCGGTTTCCGAAGACGTGGTGATTGTGAATAATCAGACCAAAGACGATGTGCCTTATGTCGCCCCTGCCGGTTCGCCGTTGCAAGCCGATATTGCCCTGCGTTTGGGCGATAAAGTGTTTTATAAAGATCCGAATATGAATATCCGCCTGATGGGCGCGATTGATGTATTAGTACGCCCTGCGCAGCCGATTCGCGGGCGCGGACGAATCGAGGTCGCCAGCGGTTACTATGAACTCTATGGACAGGAGCTGAATATTCAGCGCGGCTGGGTGACATTTTCCGACGATATTAGCAATCCTTCGATTGACATTATTGCCATGCGCAAAGTGGAAAATGTGGAAGCCGGCGCGCGGATTAGCGGCAGCGTGAAAAGAATGCGTTTGGATTTGACATCCGACCCTGCAATGCCGGATTCGGCGGTCTTGTCCTATCTGATTTTCGGACGCGCGCCCGACAGCGGCACCGACAGCACCGCCTTATTGCAAAAGGCGGCGGTGATCGGCACCAAAGGACTGTTCCCTGACGATTTGGCGCAGAAAACCGGCTTGGACGTCTTCGATTTGGGCGTAGGCGGGCTTAAAGCCGGTAAATATCTGATGGAAGATTTATATGTGGGTATGAAATCGGATTTCTTTTCCGGTTTGACGCGATTTTTAGCACGTTATCGAATTACCGACCGCCTGAGCGTCGAGGCTTCGTCCTCACAATTGGACGGCAATGCGGTGGATGTGATTTATGAATTTGAAACGGATTAG